A window of the Rubeoparvulum massiliense genome harbors these coding sequences:
- a CDS encoding response regulator codes for MDQTILIVDDQFGIRALLSELFNTEGYTTLSAANGVEALQIIAQQVPDLVLLDMKIPGMDGLEILQRIREVQPDQKVVMMTAYGELNMIDKAVELGIIGHFIKPFDIEELRNSVNSWLSMTTTA; via the coding sequence GTGGACCAAACAATTTTAATTGTGGATGATCAATTTGGTATTCGGGCACTACTTTCAGAGCTATTTAACACAGAAGGCTATACGACACTCTCCGCTGCCAATGGCGTAGAGGCATTACAAATCATCGCACAACAGGTTCCAGATTTGGTGTTATTAGATATGAAGATTCCTGGCATGGATGGATTGGAGATATTACAAAGAATTAGAGAGGTACAGCCTGATCAAAAGGTCGTGATGATGACGGCCTATGGTGAGCTAAATATGATTGATAAGGCAGTCGAATTAGGCATTATCGGTCACTTTATCAAGCCATTTGACATTGAAGAGTTACGGAATAGTGTAAATAGTTGGCTATCAATGACCACAACAGCATAA
- a CDS encoding TetR/AcrR family transcriptional regulator has protein sequence MKKEIPSMVKDWQLIKKRREQLIEAAVQLMIVKGYHGTTTREIARAAGFSIGTLYEYIETKEDVLYLVCEHIHADVEEQLQAIISDIPAGKAGLEQAIRQFITMMDQMSDQVLLIYQESKALPKEMLRYVLAKELCITKIFETFIQRVAMEGSLPITAETIPLMAHNIVVLGQMWAFRRWALRKQYSLESYIQEQTHFLIRSILVQEVD, from the coding sequence ATGAAAAAAGAGATCCCTTCCATGGTAAAAGATTGGCAATTGATTAAGAAGCGGAGAGAGCAGTTAATCGAGGCAGCTGTCCAATTGATGATCGTGAAGGGATATCACGGAACCACAACAAGGGAGATTGCACGAGCAGCAGGGTTCAGCATCGGAACACTCTATGAATATATCGAGACGAAGGAGGATGTATTATACCTTGTCTGTGAGCATATTCATGCCGATGTGGAGGAGCAGCTGCAGGCGATTATCTCCGATATTCCTGCTGGGAAAGCGGGGCTTGAGCAGGCCATCCGTCAATTTATTACCATGATGGACCAAATGTCCGATCAGGTTTTACTCATCTACCAGGAATCCAAGGCACTCCCCAAGGAAATGCTTCGCTATGTCTTAGCCAAAGAGCTCTGTATCACAAAAATATTTGAAACATTCATACAACGGGTTGCAATGGAAGGGTCATTACCCATTACAGCAGAGACGATTCCACTGATGGCTCATAATATTGTGGTGCTGGGGCAGATGTGGGCGTTTCGCCGCTGGGCGCTCCGGAAGCAATATAGCCTTGAAAGCTATATTCAAGAACAGACTCATTTTTTAATCCGATCTATTTTGGTGCAGGAGGTGGATTAG
- a CDS encoding acyl-CoA dehydrogenase — MDFSLSTEHEMMRRMVREFAENEVAPTAAQRDEDESFSHEIFQQMAELGLTGIPWPEEYGGAGADFLSYVIAVEELSRVDASVGVTLSAHLSLASWPIFRFGSEEQKQRFLRPLAEGKKIGAYGLTESGSGSDAASMRTTAIRQGEHYRLNGSKIFITNAGVADLYVVFAHTDPAAGHKGITAFIVESGTPGFRMGKKERKLGIRSSTTYEIIFEDCLVPVEQRLGEEGEGFRIAMMTLDGGRNGIAAQAVGIGQGALEQALAYAKERKQFGKAIADQQAIQFMLADMATKVEAARLLTYQAAWLEDKGLPYGKASAMSKLFAGDMAMEVTTNAVQIFGGYGYTKEYPVERFMRDAKITQIYEGTNEIQRMVIAKYLLKE, encoded by the coding sequence ATGGATTTTTCTTTATCAACAGAACATGAGATGATGCGTCGGATGGTACGAGAGTTTGCAGAGAATGAGGTAGCGCCTACTGCAGCGCAGCGTGACGAGGATGAAAGCTTCAGCCATGAGATTTTTCAACAGATGGCTGAGCTGGGTCTTACAGGGATCCCTTGGCCAGAGGAGTATGGTGGAGCAGGTGCAGACTTTTTAAGCTATGTGATCGCTGTTGAAGAGCTCTCCCGTGTAGATGCATCGGTTGGAGTTACGCTCTCTGCCCACCTTTCCCTAGCAAGCTGGCCGATCTTTCGCTTTGGCAGCGAGGAGCAGAAGCAACGATTTCTCCGCCCTCTCGCAGAAGGGAAGAAGATTGGTGCCTATGGACTGACGGAATCAGGGTCAGGCTCAGATGCAGCCAGTATGCGGACTACAGCCATTCGTCAGGGTGAGCATTATCGGTTGAATGGGTCGAAGATTTTCATCACCAATGCAGGAGTAGCTGATCTCTATGTGGTTTTTGCCCACACCGATCCAGCAGCAGGTCATAAAGGGATTACGGCGTTTATTGTTGAGAGTGGAACACCCGGATTTCGAATGGGTAAAAAGGAGCGGAAGTTGGGAATTCGCTCCTCCACGACGTACGAAATTATCTTCGAGGATTGTCTTGTGCCTGTGGAGCAACGACTAGGTGAAGAAGGAGAAGGCTTCCGAATCGCCATGATGACGCTTGATGGCGGAAGAAATGGCATCGCAGCTCAAGCTGTAGGAATTGGTCAAGGAGCCTTGGAGCAAGCATTAGCCTATGCGAAAGAACGAAAGCAATTTGGCAAGGCCATCGCAGATCAACAGGCCATCCAATTTATGCTGGCCGATATGGCAACGAAGGTAGAGGCAGCTCGTCTCCTTACGTATCAAGCAGCTTGGCTTGAAGACAAAGGGCTACCTTATGGTAAGGCCTCGGCCATGTCGAAGCTGTTTGCAGGGGATATGGCCATGGAGGTGACTACCAATGCAGTTCAAATCTTCGGTGGCTATGGCTATACCAAGGAGTATCCGGTAGAGCGATTCATGCGTGATGCGAAAATCACACAAATTTATGAAGGAACCAACGAGATTCAGCGGATGGTAATTGCCAAATATTTATTAAAGGAGTAG
- the rpoE gene encoding DNA-directed RNA polymerase subunit delta has protein sequence MSKIAELSEETISEMAMIDLAHLILSESKEPIYYQDLIGKVMELKQVSQEEINQQLARVYTEMNIDARFACIGDNAWGLRSWYPVDALVDAANTGVSFDDEEFDEYEDEDFDSEDFDDGDKATDEDEEEEEDLDEEEEEDEDLIAEDEDEEMLAEDDLEFEDDEELLDVDEDEVLDEEEEEEEEEEED, from the coding sequence GTGAGCAAGATTGCAGAATTAAGTGAAGAGACAATTAGTGAGATGGCTATGATTGATCTAGCACATTTGATCTTGTCAGAAAGCAAGGAACCCATCTATTATCAAGATTTAATTGGCAAGGTGATGGAGCTTAAACAGGTTTCGCAGGAGGAAATAAATCAACAGCTAGCCCGCGTCTATACAGAGATGAATATTGATGCCCGCTTTGCATGTATAGGTGATAATGCTTGGGGCCTCCGTTCTTGGTATCCTGTTGATGCACTAGTGGATGCTGCCAATACAGGTGTCTCCTTTGATGATGAAGAGTTTGATGAATATGAGGATGAAGACTTCGATTCTGAAGACTTTGACGATGGCGATAAGGCTACCGATGAAGACGAGGAAGAAGAGGAAGACTTGGACGAAGAAGAAGAAGAAGATGAAGATCTAATTGCGGAAGATGAGGATGAAGAAATGCTAGCAGAGGATGACCTCGAATTCGAAGATGATGAGGAACTCCTTGATGTTGATGAAGATGAGGTTCTTGATGAAGAAGAGGAAGAGGAAGAGGAAGAAGAGGAAGACTAA
- the icmF gene encoding fused isobutyryl-CoA mutase/GTPase IcmF → MQVQPYQPRHTIRFVTASALFDGHDASINIMRRILQDSGAEVIHLGHNRSVEEIVEAAIAEDVQGIAVSSYQGGHVEFFQYLHDLLQQHGVGHIKIFGGGGGVIIPEEIRQLEAYGICKIFSPEDGAALGLQGMINYMLEQTDFPTVTVLDDLLVHCKEGITTRRELGQLITYAELKHEEAGWMKQVKAVLPPAVISQGEQVPVLGITGTGGAGKSSLTDELVRRFLHADHEKQIAVISVDPSKRRSGGALLGDRIRMNSIHHSHIYMRSMATRDSGHELSHALQEAIQLCKWAGYDLIILETSGIGQGDSRIVEYSDVTLYVMTAEYGAPSQLEKIEMLDVADIIAINKFDRKGAEDALRDVRKQVQRNRNWFHLTWEELPVFATMASQFNDQGVNHLFAALAEKLKQHEGFTWSTPMVEEEAPANMEHPAVNTIIPPERENYLQEIATTVKQYHGQVEEQVAIARQLYQVDGVLKVLEQEANSEKASTQEHLVAMKQDLSAQLLPEWRQQLESWDDLQYRYHQPTMAFQVRDKEIQVPLYTTSLAGLQIPKISLPRYEEWGERLRWLLRENVPGAFPYTAGVFPLKRQEEEPTRQFAGEGTPERTNRRFHFLSAQHKAKRLSTAFDSVTLYGEDPDERPDIYGKIGESGVSICTLDDMKKLYAGFDLCHPSTSVSMTINGPAPIILAMFLNTAIDQQVERFENEVGRKVNQEEYARIKAETLQRVRGTVQADILKEDQGQNTCIFSTPFALKLMGDIQEYFIQHQMRNYYSVSISGYHIAEAGANPITQLAFTLANGFTYVEYYLSRGMKIDDFAPNLSFFFSNGLDPEYSVIGRVARRIWAIVMKYKYQANERSQKLKYHIQTSGRSLHAQEMQFNDIRTTLQALLAIYDHCNSLHTNAYDEAITTPTEESVRRAMAIQLIIQRELGLANNENPLQGSFIIEDLTQLVEEAVLLEFTRLSARGGVLGAMERQYQRSKIQDESMLYEIKKHNGELPIIGVNTFLPTVTENEEKPIPLARASKEEKVQQITNLRQFQELHQQEARVALVELKAVALRGENIFSQLMETVKVASLGQITASLYEVGGQYRRNM, encoded by the coding sequence GTGCAAGTTCAACCCTATCAGCCCAGACATACAATTCGTTTCGTAACCGCTTCAGCACTCTTTGATGGTCATGATGCATCCATCAATATCATGCGGCGAATCCTTCAGGACTCTGGGGCTGAAGTGATTCACCTGGGTCATAACCGTTCTGTAGAGGAAATTGTAGAAGCAGCCATCGCAGAAGATGTCCAAGGGATTGCTGTGAGCTCCTATCAGGGTGGTCATGTAGAGTTTTTTCAATACTTGCATGACTTGCTTCAGCAGCATGGAGTAGGTCATATTAAGATTTTTGGTGGCGGTGGCGGTGTGATCATCCCAGAGGAGATCCGTCAATTAGAAGCGTACGGAATCTGTAAGATCTTTTCCCCTGAGGATGGTGCTGCATTAGGCTTACAAGGTATGATCAATTACATGTTAGAGCAGACGGATTTTCCAACAGTCACCGTGTTAGATGATCTCTTGGTTCATTGCAAGGAAGGGATCACCACAAGACGTGAGCTAGGTCAATTGATCACCTATGCAGAGCTAAAGCATGAGGAAGCAGGCTGGATGAAACAGGTGAAGGCAGTTCTACCACCAGCGGTAATCTCGCAAGGGGAGCAAGTGCCTGTCCTTGGTATTACCGGAACAGGAGGAGCAGGGAAGAGCTCCCTTACCGATGAGCTTGTACGGCGCTTCCTTCATGCCGATCATGAAAAACAGATCGCTGTCATCTCTGTTGATCCGAGCAAGCGGCGCTCAGGGGGGGCTCTCCTCGGTGATCGTATCCGAATGAATTCCATTCACCATTCGCACATCTATATGCGTAGCATGGCCACTCGTGATTCAGGTCATGAATTAAGTCACGCCTTACAGGAAGCGATTCAGCTTTGTAAATGGGCAGGCTATGATCTAATTATTCTAGAGACCAGTGGGATCGGGCAGGGGGATAGTCGTATCGTTGAGTACAGTGATGTTACACTCTATGTGATGACAGCAGAATATGGGGCACCCTCCCAGTTAGAAAAAATAGAAATGCTCGATGTTGCAGATATAATTGCCATCAATAAATTTGATCGTAAGGGAGCAGAGGATGCCTTACGCGATGTACGAAAACAGGTGCAACGAAATCGCAACTGGTTCCATTTAACGTGGGAAGAGTTACCCGTCTTCGCTACTATGGCCAGCCAATTCAATGATCAAGGAGTGAATCATCTTTTTGCTGCCTTGGCTGAGAAGCTCAAACAGCATGAGGGATTCACTTGGTCAACACCGATGGTGGAGGAAGAAGCGCCTGCGAATATGGAACATCCAGCTGTTAACACCATCATTCCACCTGAACGGGAAAACTATTTGCAGGAGATTGCCACCACAGTAAAGCAGTATCATGGACAGGTAGAGGAACAAGTGGCCATTGCTCGTCAACTCTATCAGGTAGATGGCGTATTAAAAGTGTTGGAGCAAGAAGCAAATTCAGAGAAAGCGAGCACTCAAGAGCACCTCGTGGCCATGAAGCAAGATCTATCAGCCCAACTATTACCTGAATGGCGTCAGCAGCTGGAGAGTTGGGATGATCTCCAATATCGTTATCATCAACCTACCATGGCTTTTCAAGTTCGCGATAAGGAGATTCAAGTTCCTCTCTATACAACCTCATTGGCAGGTCTACAGATTCCAAAAATCAGTCTTCCCCGGTATGAGGAATGGGGAGAACGGCTACGCTGGTTGCTACGAGAGAATGTACCAGGGGCATTTCCCTATACAGCAGGTGTCTTTCCCTTGAAGCGTCAAGAGGAAGAACCCACACGGCAATTTGCAGGAGAAGGGACACCGGAGCGGACCAATCGCCGTTTTCACTTTCTCTCTGCACAGCACAAGGCGAAGCGCTTAAGCACTGCCTTTGATAGCGTTACACTCTATGGCGAAGATCCGGATGAACGGCCAGACATCTACGGTAAGATTGGTGAGAGTGGTGTAAGCATCTGTACTTTGGATGATATGAAGAAGCTTTATGCTGGATTTGATCTATGTCATCCATCCACCTCCGTCTCCATGACCATCAACGGTCCAGCCCCTATCATTCTCGCCATGTTTCTCAATACCGCCATCGATCAGCAAGTTGAACGCTTCGAGAATGAAGTAGGTCGTAAGGTGAACCAAGAGGAATATGCTCGGATTAAGGCGGAGACACTTCAACGTGTAAGAGGGACAGTGCAAGCGGACATTCTCAAGGAGGATCAGGGGCAGAATACCTGTATCTTCTCTACACCCTTTGCTCTGAAGCTGATGGGGGATATTCAGGAATACTTTATTCAGCATCAGATGCGGAACTATTATTCAGTCAGTATCAGTGGCTATCATATTGCTGAAGCAGGAGCCAATCCCATTACGCAGTTGGCGTTTACCCTTGCCAATGGCTTTACCTACGTGGAGTATTATCTGAGTCGAGGTATGAAAATCGATGATTTTGCTCCTAACCTTTCCTTCTTCTTCTCCAATGGACTAGATCCGGAATACTCCGTGATTGGCCGCGTGGCAAGACGAATTTGGGCCATTGTCATGAAGTATAAGTACCAAGCCAATGAACGAAGCCAAAAACTAAAGTATCATATCCAAACCTCAGGGCGTAGCCTCCATGCTCAGGAGATGCAATTTAATGATATACGAACCACGTTACAAGCATTGCTAGCCATCTATGATCATTGTAACTCTCTGCATACGAATGCCTATGATGAAGCCATCACCACGCCAACAGAGGAATCGGTACGTCGAGCCATGGCTATTCAATTGATCATTCAACGGGAATTAGGCTTGGCTAATAATGAGAACCCTCTCCAAGGCTCATTTATTATTGAAGATTTAACCCAACTGGTGGAGGAGGCGGTTCTCCTGGAGTTTACACGCTTAAGCGCCCGTGGTGGTGTATTAGGGGCTATGGAGCGGCAATATCAGCGTAGTAAAATCCAAGATGAATCCATGCTCTATGAGATCAAGAAGCATAATGGTGAGCTACCCATCATCGGTGTGAACACCTTCCTTCCTACCGTTACGGAGAATGAAGAGAAACCCATCCCTCTTGCCCGTGCAAGTAAAGAAGAAAAGGTTCAGCAGATTACTAATCTTCGCCAATTTCAGGAGCTTCATCAGCAGGAAGCAAGAGTTGCCCTGGTTGAATTAAAAGCAGTCGCTTTACGAGGGGAAAATATCTTTTCTCAGCTGATGGAAACTGTGAAAGTGGCTAGTCTTGGGCAGATTACAGCTTCTTTATATGAAGTGGGTGGACAATATCGTAGAAATATGTAA
- the kal gene encoding 3-aminobutyryl-CoA ammonia lyase, whose product MRMVEAMIRVRMSAHDAHYAGNLVDGARVLGLFGDVATEILIRHDGDEGLFLTYEAVQFHAPVHAGDFIEAHGELIDVGNTSRKIKFRAYKVIQSSGIHDHPSAAEVLAEPILVCSATGVCVVPKELQRKSKGE is encoded by the coding sequence ATGAGAATGGTTGAAGCGATGATCCGGGTTCGCATGAGCGCACACGATGCTCATTACGCAGGGAATTTAGTCGATGGAGCTAGAGTATTAGGCCTATTTGGTGATGTGGCAACAGAGATTTTAATTCGTCATGATGGCGATGAAGGCCTCTTCCTAACCTATGAAGCAGTACAGTTTCATGCACCAGTACATGCTGGTGATTTTATCGAAGCCCATGGTGAATTAATAGATGTAGGGAACACCTCACGTAAAATCAAGTTTCGTGCCTATAAAGTGATCCAATCATCAGGAATCCATGATCATCCAAGCGCTGCGGAAGTTTTAGCGGAGCCCATCCTCGTTTGCTCAGCAACCGGTGTCTGCGTTGTTCCTAAAGAATTACAGCGCAAATCGAAGGGGGAATGA
- a CDS encoding CTP synthase, whose amino-acid sequence MTAKYIFVTGGVVSSLGKGITAASLGRLLKNRGLHVTIQKLDPYINVDPGTMSPYQHGEVFVTDDGAETDLDLGHYERFIDINLNRYSNVTTGKIYMSVLEKERRGDYLGATVQVIPHITNEIKERILQAGKDDDVDVVITEIGGTVGDIESLPFLEAIRQLKKEIGRDHVLYLHVTLIPYLSAAGEMKTKPTQHSVKELRSIGIQPDIIVCRTQKPLPQDMKEKIALFCDIDVNAVIEARDCEVLYEVPLELQEQHLDNIVLEHLHLQFPDADMTAWKALVDKMKNPHHQVTVGLVGKYVSLHDAYLSVVEALNHAGFANDSEVKVRWIDAEEVTSKNVAQLLDGVDGVLVPGGFGDRGVEGKIVAAQYAREHRIPYLGICLGMQVAAIEFGRNVVGLKDAHSSEFDQATNNPVIDLLPEQKSIEEMGGTMRLGIDPCQLQAGSKAHEAYQDELVYERHRHRFEFNNQYRETFEAHGMKFSGLSPDGRLVEVIELTDHPWFVASQFHPEFKSRPNRPHPLFDHFIAATLREQKQ is encoded by the coding sequence ATGACTGCCAAGTATATCTTTGTAACAGGTGGTGTGGTTTCTTCATTAGGGAAAGGGATTACAGCTGCATCACTAGGACGTTTATTAAAGAATCGAGGTCTTCACGTAACGATTCAGAAATTAGATCCTTATATTAACGTAGACCCAGGAACGATGAGCCCATACCAACATGGAGAAGTCTTTGTCACAGATGACGGTGCTGAAACCGATCTGGACTTAGGCCACTATGAACGGTTCATCGACATTAATTTAAATCGTTACAGCAATGTAACCACAGGGAAAATCTATATGTCTGTTTTGGAAAAGGAACGTCGAGGAGATTACCTCGGTGCAACAGTTCAAGTTATCCCTCATATCACCAACGAGATCAAAGAACGGATTCTACAAGCAGGTAAAGACGATGATGTAGATGTGGTTATTACAGAGATCGGAGGAACGGTTGGGGATATTGAGAGTCTCCCATTCCTTGAAGCGATCCGGCAATTAAAGAAAGAGATTGGTCGAGACCATGTTCTCTATCTTCATGTGACATTGATTCCTTACCTCTCCGCAGCAGGGGAAATGAAGACGAAGCCGACGCAGCATAGTGTAAAGGAATTACGCAGCATTGGAATTCAACCAGATATTATCGTCTGTCGTACACAAAAGCCACTGCCACAAGATATGAAAGAGAAGATTGCCCTATTCTGTGATATTGATGTAAATGCAGTGATTGAAGCACGGGATTGCGAAGTGCTATATGAAGTACCATTAGAGCTACAGGAACAGCATTTAGATAATATTGTATTGGAACATCTTCATCTCCAATTTCCTGATGCAGATATGACAGCATGGAAAGCCCTTGTCGATAAGATGAAGAATCCTCATCACCAAGTAACAGTAGGATTAGTTGGAAAATACGTCTCCTTGCACGATGCGTATTTAAGTGTGGTTGAAGCGCTGAACCATGCGGGCTTTGCCAATGATAGTGAAGTGAAGGTTCGTTGGATTGATGCAGAAGAGGTAACCAGTAAAAATGTAGCTCAATTATTGGATGGTGTTGATGGAGTCCTAGTACCTGGTGGATTTGGTGACCGAGGGGTAGAAGGGAAGATTGTCGCAGCCCAATACGCCCGTGAGCATCGCATTCCCTACCTTGGAATCTGCTTAGGTATGCAAGTTGCAGCCATTGAATTTGGTCGAAATGTGGTTGGCTTGAAGGATGCCCACTCCTCAGAATTTGATCAAGCAACGAACAATCCAGTTATCGATCTTTTACCAGAGCAGAAGAGTATTGAAGAGATGGGTGGGACCATGCGTCTTGGTATCGATCCCTGCCAATTGCAAGCAGGTAGTAAAGCACATGAAGCCTACCAAGATGAGCTGGTTTATGAACGTCATCGTCATCGCTTTGAATTTAATAATCAATATCGTGAGACCTTCGAAGCACATGGTATGAAATTCTCTGGATTATCTCCAGATGGCCGCTTAGTTGAAGTGATTGAATTAACAGATCATCCTTGGTTTGTTGCCAGTCAGTTCCATCCAGAATTTAAATCTCGTCCTAATCGTCCCCATCCTTTATTTGACCATTTTATCGCAGCTACATTACGGGAACAAAAGCAGTGA
- the meaB gene encoding methylmalonyl Co-A mutase-associated GTPase MeaB has product MEDLLEAIRRGHPRAIARAISLIENGTEEGTILMQGLYGMKHRCRVIGVTGTPGAGKSTLIDQMITYLRQHEKKVAVLAVDPSSPFSKGALLGDRIRMQKHALDTNVFIRSVGSRGHRGGLSVATYEVIQVLAAAQYDWVILETVGVGQGEWDVMHVVDSILLLLTPGGGDLIQAYKAGIMEIAHLYVVNKIDLPGADQLVHELEAMLHSASLPTPWSPPIIKLSAASGEGIGPLFQALEEHHHYLQASGELASREVTRIRAHFMQRVEQELIKYLNQALEPTIDEYVKRIEQGEGDPYQLAQQLIATRIAPNLEQTRREEQVEKPARGESK; this is encoded by the coding sequence ATGGAGGATTTATTGGAAGCAATTCGTCGTGGCCATCCTCGTGCCATTGCTCGGGCCATCTCTCTCATTGAGAATGGTACAGAAGAAGGGACTATACTGATGCAGGGGCTCTATGGCATGAAGCACCGTTGTCGTGTCATTGGTGTGACAGGAACACCTGGTGCTGGTAAGAGCACCTTAATCGATCAGATGATTACCTATCTTCGTCAGCATGAGAAAAAGGTAGCTGTTCTCGCAGTGGATCCCTCCAGCCCATTTAGTAAAGGGGCATTATTAGGAGACCGTATCCGGATGCAGAAGCATGCCCTAGATACCAATGTCTTCATTCGTAGTGTAGGCTCTCGTGGTCATCGTGGAGGTCTATCGGTAGCGACCTATGAGGTGATTCAGGTTCTAGCAGCGGCTCAATATGATTGGGTGATTCTGGAGACGGTAGGTGTTGGGCAAGGCGAGTGGGATGTGATGCATGTGGTGGATAGTATTTTGCTTTTGTTAACACCAGGCGGAGGTGATCTAATCCAAGCATATAAGGCAGGTATTATGGAGATCGCCCACCTCTATGTGGTGAATAAAATAGATCTCCCTGGGGCTGATCAGCTGGTGCATGAATTAGAGGCAATGCTACATTCTGCAAGCCTACCTACGCCATGGTCACCGCCCATCATCAAGCTGAGCGCAGCTAGCGGGGAGGGGATCGGTCCCTTATTTCAGGCATTGGAAGAGCATCACCATTATCTTCAGGCCAGTGGTGAGCTAGCAAGCCGTGAAGTGACTCGGATTCGTGCCCACTTCATGCAACGGGTGGAGCAGGAACTCATCAAGTACCTGAATCAGGCGTTAGAACCAACGATCGATGAATATGTGAAGAGAATTGAGCAGGGCGAAGGTGATCCATATCAGCTGGCGCAACAGCTGATTGCCACAAGAATCGCACCCAATCTAGAGCAAACAAGGCGAGAAGAGCAGGTAGAGAAGCCAGCAAGGGGGGAATCAAAATGA
- a CDS encoding acyl-CoA dehydrogenase yields the protein MELNWSQEQAMMRSMIRQFAHKEIQPLIAKMEDEDWFPRPLLSKMAEQGLMGIPIPEEWGGVGADFISYILAIEEISFVSATVGVILAVHTSVGTNPILYFGNDEQKQHYLPKLTSGEYLGAFALTEPQAGSDAARIGTAAMRKGDHYELNGSKVFITNGGEADTYIVFAMTNPERKHHGISAFIVEKEWPGFMIGKQEKKLGLHGSSTTSLIFEGVKVPLENRLGEEGEGFKVAMANLNVGRIGIAAQSLGIAKAAYQAAREYAKERQQFGHSISRLQAIQWKLAEMATRIEAASLLTYRAAQLQQAGRPDIMASSMAKAYASDTAMAVTTEAVQIFGGYGFSKEYPVERFFRDSKVTQIYEGTNQIQRQVIAKQLIID from the coding sequence ATGGAGTTGAATTGGAGCCAGGAACAAGCAATGATGCGATCCATGATTCGCCAGTTTGCCCATAAAGAGATTCAACCATTAATAGCGAAAATGGAAGACGAGGATTGGTTTCCTCGCCCACTTCTCAGTAAAATGGCTGAGCAAGGATTAATGGGAATCCCCATCCCTGAAGAGTGGGGCGGTGTAGGAGCAGATTTTATAAGCTATATCCTTGCCATCGAAGAGATCTCCTTCGTCAGTGCAACGGTGGGTGTCATCCTAGCTGTTCATACCTCCGTAGGGACCAATCCCATTCTTTATTTCGGGAATGATGAACAGAAGCAGCATTATCTCCCCAAGCTGACCAGTGGTGAGTATCTTGGAGCCTTTGCCCTTACTGAACCCCAAGCAGGTTCAGATGCTGCACGAATTGGCACGGCAGCGATGCGAAAGGGCGACCACTATGAACTGAATGGGAGTAAGGTTTTTATCACCAATGGTGGAGAGGCAGATACCTATATTGTTTTTGCCATGACCAATCCAGAACGCAAACACCATGGGATTTCGGCGTTCATTGTTGAAAAGGAATGGCCAGGTTTTATGATTGGAAAACAGGAGAAAAAATTAGGGCTTCACGGTTCTAGTACCACATCCCTCATCTTTGAAGGAGTAAAGGTACCGCTGGAAAATCGCCTTGGTGAAGAGGGAGAAGGCTTTAAGGTTGCCATGGCCAATCTGAATGTAGGGAGAATTGGGATTGCTGCCCAATCATTAGGAATTGCGAAAGCGGCATATCAAGCAGCGCGTGAATATGCCAAAGAACGTCAGCAGTTTGGCCATTCTATCAGCCGTTTGCAAGCGATTCAGTGGAAACTAGCAGAGATGGCTACCCGCATTGAAGCAGCCTCATTACTCACCTACAGGGCGGCTCAGCTCCAACAAGCGGGGCGTCCAGATATTATGGCTTCCTCCATGGCCAAGGCGTATGCCAGTGATACAGCCATGGCGGTTACCACAGAAGCAGTCCAAATCTTCGGTGGTTATGGCTTTAGTAAGGAATATCCCGTTGAGCGCTTCTTTCGTGACTCGAAGGTAACGCAAATCTATGAAGGAACCAATCAGATTCAGCGCCAGGTGATTGCCAAGCAGCTAATCATTGATTAA